In Ruania alkalisoli, the DNA window TTCCGTGGCCTGCACCCGCGGGTGCGAGTGAGCCTGCGCGTGGGAGCCAGCCACGAGATGGCCGCCGCCGTAGCCGCCGGGGACCTCGACATCGCCTTCCTCGGCCTACCGGTGAACGACCGTCCCCGCGGGGTGTCGGCGCGTGAGCTGGCCCGCCAGGACCTGGTCGCCGTCGTTCCGGCCGGCCATCCCTATGCCGACCAGGGCACCGCCACCCTTCATGACCTCGCCACGTCACCGTTCGCCGACTTTCCCGCCGGCAGCCCGGGCCGCAGCCAGAGCGATGAGGCCTTCGCGGCTGCGAAACTGGAGCGGGATGTCGCCTATGAGGTCTCCTCGGCTGAGCTGATGGTGCAGATCGTGAGTCAGGGGCTCGCGGTCGCCTTTCTGCCCGCACCGATCGTGCGCATCGATCCCGGCATTCGCGTTCTCACCGTCGCGGACGGTCCGAGCAGGGTCGAGCACCTCGTCTGGAGCGAGTTCAATCCAGCGGTGGCCACGAGAGCCTTCCTGGCCGTGTTGGAGCTCGATGGGCCGTAGAGTTTCGCCGGCCGCTGCGATCAGAGTGCCGGCTTGCGCGCCACGATCGAGAGGGTCATCGGTACCCGCTCGCGCCACGGCTGCGGGAGCACGAACGCGTCGCCGTCTTGCACCATCACCGGCAGCGCCTGCCACGGCAACGTGTCGTGCTCACCGACTGCGACCAGCTGCAGACCCGCATCCAGCAGCGCCTGCAGCGTCTCTGACACCGGATGTGGCCACTCGAAGTTGCGGGTAGAGGTGATCTGGTCGTGATCGCCATCCACGTAGGTGGCGCCGTCGTCGTACGTGAATGCCCGGCCCTCGGGCAGTGACCAGTACCGGTTCCCCACACGGACGTCGTCGGTAACCAGATCGTCCATCGTGGCCAGCATCGGGTGCTGGTCCCGGAAGAAGAACGTGCCACCCGGGCGCAGCAACGCGGCAATCGCGCGCGCCCAGGCA includes these proteins:
- a CDS encoding LysR family transcriptional regulator — encoded protein: MEFRQIRYVLAVAETRNFTRAAAQCYVAQSALSHQVKALERELGVPLFARSSRRVELTPAGEAFLPAARRCLAEAEHAATEAAAAVGEVRGRLAIGIIPTVAAVDIPATLQRFRGLHPRVRVSLRVGASHEMAAAVAAGDLDIAFLGLPVNDRPRGVSARELARQDLVAVVPAGHPYADQGTATLHDLATSPFADFPAGSPGRSQSDEAFAAAKLERDVAYEVSSAELMVQIVSQGLAVAFLPAPIVRIDPGIRVLTVADGPSRVEHLVWSEFNPAVATRAFLAVLELDGP